A genomic stretch from Anaerolinea thermophila UNI-1 includes:
- a CDS encoding preprotein translocase subunit SecA, translating into MFKKLVNFLGLDPNKREIERLAQIVDQINALEAEFEKLSDDALRAKTDEFRAYIRTAVEGIEDEKERYQAEQTALNEILPQAFAAVREASKRTLGLRHYDVQLIGGMVLHYGRIAEMRTGEGKTLVATLPLYLNALTGRGVHLVTVNDYLARRDARWMAPIYQALGMSVGVLQMAARTDNGRSAFLVDLKKTSPHEDQHQLQMVSRAEAYKADITYGTNSEFGFDYLRDNLAMRLEDRVQRGHYYAIVDEVDNILIDEARTPLIISGPAQDESEWYVRMAAVVKQLNPEDYEIDEKNRTVTLTEVGEAHVEALLGQPLRDPERPEDINPEQARLLGYLEQALRAQFLYKRNKDYLVQGGKVIIIDEFTGRLMPGRRWSEGLHQAVEAKEGVKVEPENVTYATITIQNYFRMYQKLAGMSGTAETESEEFYKIYKLDVLPIPTNLEYLASRPNSPYIPVEAKDPEGYKFTYYARRDDPQKRPIFWKRKDYPDVVFRTEEAKLRAITMEILKYYVIGRPQLVGTTSVEHSERLSRRLDADYLRKLAQIQLLRDMYIESRKIEIIERAIPELQPLYRKLEEIETGELRQLARTLNLSMSFNVEEPQNIQRLARILGVEGYDLSRLQRALQGGIPHQVLNARKHDEESQIIARAGAFGAVTIATNMAGRGVDIKLGGELDEEILGDTNRVLARAGYDAYNMTNEERRQALLQIPPEEYGIYEEQVRAFLQYMEEMEKVRELGGLHVIGSERHEARRIDNQLRGRAARQGDPGSSRFYLALDDELMRLFGGQQVTGLMERLNIDESMPIESGVVGRLVEQSQERVEGANFDVRKHLLEYDDVLNSQRKRIYEQRDRVFTKVDLSEDIEDMLKTELAERVPQALKQEEGPWKLLAFLEDVQPPLQWGGRIYPSFTLRLLVDEVQARVKSNPSQGYLRNAVLGIAEEAFDAESQHLIHSLRDLLEKTGESIQTQVDERMEGVENFFETLDDRKEEMPQRRPAEYAEELVALARLPNFRLSGEALRWLDSDPEKLKEHLREQIETHLFNLNLSRVIGAVERRLGESLNLRPNRFSDMDWDEAVEALLGEVEAYLSRQRERLFGANGQVVSDLDNAVQSLDEETNWQDEQLILNLLARISTGTRMVFDRRTHRQGVQQVSRLRWVYLAAKMLGDADPNSITQRVLEHLQGAQEFLEEIYGEVDYYTLTQLRQTLRQLDARLHPYIVESLGEEALDAPLETLTDEQRGILKEILGWWRANEIQRSLLLSVISELWVDYLTRVEALRVSIGLEAYAQRDPLVQYKSRASEMFSQLLADIRMGVIARMFNIRPRESVSAGASAPSAEVLPAAGNNGNTPVSSPARSGKKRHKRR; encoded by the coding sequence CGCGAGGCTTCCAAGCGCACCCTTGGTTTGCGCCATTACGATGTGCAGTTGATTGGCGGCATGGTTTTGCACTACGGACGCATTGCCGAAATGCGCACTGGCGAAGGCAAGACGCTGGTGGCAACTCTGCCACTGTACCTCAACGCCCTGACCGGGCGCGGGGTGCATCTGGTGACCGTCAACGATTATCTGGCGCGCCGCGATGCCCGCTGGATGGCGCCCATTTATCAGGCGCTGGGCATGTCTGTCGGTGTGCTTCAGATGGCGGCGCGTACCGATAACGGACGCAGTGCCTTCCTGGTGGACTTGAAAAAGACTTCACCCCATGAGGATCAGCATCAACTTCAGATGGTCTCCCGGGCTGAAGCCTATAAAGCCGACATCACCTACGGGACGAACAGCGAGTTTGGTTTTGACTACCTGCGCGATAACCTTGCCATGCGCCTGGAAGACCGCGTCCAGCGCGGACATTACTACGCCATCGTGGACGAGGTCGACAACATCCTCATTGACGAAGCCCGCACACCGTTGATTATCTCCGGTCCGGCGCAGGATGAGTCCGAATGGTACGTGCGCATGGCGGCAGTGGTCAAGCAGTTGAACCCCGAGGATTATGAGATTGACGAGAAGAATCGTACCGTCACCCTGACCGAGGTGGGCGAAGCCCATGTGGAAGCCCTGCTGGGACAGCCCCTGCGCGACCCTGAGCGCCCTGAAGACATTAATCCCGAACAAGCCCGCCTGCTGGGATACCTGGAACAAGCCCTGCGGGCGCAGTTCCTTTACAAACGCAACAAGGATTATCTGGTGCAGGGCGGCAAGGTCATCATCATTGACGAGTTTACCGGGCGACTCATGCCCGGCAGACGCTGGTCGGAAGGGTTGCATCAGGCAGTGGAAGCCAAAGAGGGTGTCAAGGTTGAACCCGAAAATGTCACCTACGCGACCATTACCATTCAGAATTACTTCCGCATGTATCAGAAACTGGCGGGAATGAGCGGTACGGCAGAAACCGAGTCGGAAGAGTTTTACAAAATTTATAAACTGGATGTGCTTCCCATCCCAACCAACCTGGAGTACCTTGCCAGCCGTCCCAATTCCCCTTACATCCCTGTTGAAGCCAAAGACCCCGAGGGATATAAATTTACCTACTACGCCCGCCGTGATGATCCGCAGAAGCGTCCCATCTTCTGGAAGCGCAAGGATTACCCCGATGTGGTGTTCCGCACCGAAGAAGCCAAACTGCGCGCCATTACCATGGAAATTCTCAAGTATTACGTCATCGGCAGACCGCAACTGGTAGGTACGACTTCGGTGGAACATTCCGAACGCCTTTCCCGCCGTTTGGATGCCGATTACCTGCGCAAACTGGCACAAATTCAACTCCTGCGCGACATGTACATTGAATCGCGTAAGATTGAGATTATCGAGCGCGCCATTCCTGAACTGCAACCGCTGTACCGCAAACTGGAAGAGATTGAAACCGGCGAACTGCGGCAATTGGCGCGCACCCTCAACCTGTCCATGTCGTTTAACGTGGAAGAGCCGCAGAACATCCAGCGGCTGGCGCGCATCCTGGGCGTGGAAGGGTACGATTTGAGCCGTCTCCAGCGCGCTTTGCAGGGCGGAATTCCTCATCAGGTTCTGAATGCCCGCAAGCATGACGAAGAGTCGCAAATCATTGCCCGCGCCGGCGCTTTTGGCGCAGTGACCATTGCCACCAACATGGCAGGGCGCGGTGTGGACATCAAACTGGGCGGCGAACTGGACGAAGAGATTCTCGGCGATACCAACCGCGTGCTGGCGCGTGCCGGATACGACGCCTACAACATGACCAACGAAGAGCGCCGCCAGGCTCTCTTGCAGATACCGCCTGAAGAGTACGGAATTTACGAAGAGCAGGTGCGCGCTTTCCTGCAATACATGGAAGAGATGGAAAAGGTGCGCGAACTGGGCGGTTTGCATGTGATTGGCTCTGAACGCCACGAAGCCCGCCGCATTGACAATCAGTTGCGCGGGCGCGCCGCCCGTCAGGGCGACCCGGGCTCCTCGCGCTTCTACCTGGCGCTGGATGATGAACTCATGCGCCTGTTCGGTGGTCAGCAGGTGACGGGGTTGATGGAGCGATTGAATATTGACGAGAGCATGCCCATCGAAAGCGGAGTGGTTGGGCGGCTGGTAGAGCAGTCGCAGGAACGTGTGGAAGGCGCGAACTTTGATGTGCGCAAACACCTGCTGGAGTACGACGATGTGCTGAACTCTCAGCGCAAGCGCATTTACGAACAGCGCGACCGCGTTTTCACCAAGGTGGACTTGAGCGAAGACATTGAGGACATGCTCAAGACCGAACTGGCGGAGCGCGTGCCGCAGGCGCTGAAGCAGGAAGAAGGTCCCTGGAAACTGCTGGCGTTCCTTGAGGATGTCCAGCCGCCTTTGCAATGGGGCGGGCGAATTTATCCGTCCTTCACCCTGCGCTTGCTGGTGGATGAAGTGCAGGCGCGGGTCAAATCAAATCCTTCGCAGGGGTATTTGCGCAATGCCGTGCTGGGAATTGCCGAGGAAGCCTTTGACGCCGAGAGTCAGCACCTCATTCACTCCCTGCGGGATTTGCTGGAGAAAACGGGTGAATCCATCCAGACGCAGGTGGATGAACGCATGGAAGGGGTGGAAAACTTCTTTGAGACCCTTGACGACCGCAAGGAAGAAATGCCTCAGCGTCGTCCTGCCGAGTATGCTGAAGAACTGGTAGCACTGGCACGACTGCCCAATTTCCGGCTGAGCGGAGAAGCCCTGCGCTGGCTGGACAGCGATCCTGAAAAACTCAAAGAGCATCTCCGTGAGCAAATTGAAACTCATTTGTTCAACCTGAACTTGAGTCGCGTCATTGGTGCTGTTGAGCGCCGCCTGGGAGAGTCGCTCAACCTGCGTCCGAACCGTTTCAGTGATATGGATTGGGACGAAGCCGTCGAGGCTCTGCTGGGTGAGGTGGAAGCCTACCTCTCGCGTCAGCGCGAACGTTTGTTTGGCGCAAATGGGCAGGTGGTGAGCGATCTGGACAACGCAGTCCAATCGCTGGATGAAGAGACCAATTGGCAGGATGAACAACTTATTCTCAATTTACTCGCTCGCATTTCCACAGGGACGCGCATGGTGTTCGACCGCCGTACGCACCGCCAGGGAGTTCAGCAAGTTTCCCGCCTGCGCTGGGTGTATCTGGCGGCAAAGATGCTGGGCGATGCTGACCCTAATTCCATCACTCAGCGGGTGCTGGAGCATTTGCAGGGCGCACAGGAATTTCTGGAAGAAATCTACGGCGAGGTGGATTATTACACTCTGACCCAGTTGCGCCAAACTCTGCGCCAGCTGGATGCACGGCTTCATCCATATATCGTGGAATCGCTTGGAGAAGAGGCGCTGGATGCACCGCTGGAGACTCTGACTGACGAACAGCGCGGCATTCTGAAAGAAATACTGGGCTGGTGGCGCGCCAATGAAATCCAGCGTTCCCTCTTGCTCAGCGTGATTTCAGAGTTGTGGGTGGATTACCTGACGCGGGTGGAAGCCCTGCGTGTCTCAATTGGGCTGGAAGCCTATGCTCAGCGTGATCCGCTGGTGCAGTACAAGAGCCGCGCTTCGGAGATGTTCTCACAGTTGCTCGCCGATATTCGCATGGGGGTGATTGCCCGCATGTTCAACATTCGTCCGCGAGAGTCGGTGTCTGCCGGTGCATCTGCTCCGAGTGCAGAGGTTTTGCCTGCTGCAGGAAACAATGGCAATACGCCTGTCTCTTCCCCTGCTCGGAGCGGAAAAAAACGCCACAAACGTCGTTAA